ccttttctgaaacctattcgagatttgaccctagtttgaaaAAAATTCGAGATCTGatccttttgctaccgccagggaccatggcggtagggtataacagcctacctccaaggtccctggcggtagggttgcatgccctaccgCCAAAAACTTTCTAAGTATTGAATACAGTGCGTGCTCGTGCCTACCGCCAAGCATCTTGGCAGTAGGGTTGTGCAGGCTACCGCCAGCCCGGTTGGCGGTAGCGATATTTCCTACCATCAAAGTCTCTGACGGTAGACTGTTAGACCCCACCGCCATGAACTCTGACGGTAGCAAAAGGATCagattttgaaattttttcaaattagGATCAAATCTTGAATAGGTTTCAGAAAAAGGTCAAAACATGAAAAATTGCCGTTATGCGCATTTTCCACACGAGGGCTAGCGAGCGTGTGGAGGATCTCAGAAACGTGTCATGCTCAGAAACGTGTCATGCGTGGCCAAATCGTACAAAAAATGTCGCGTCCGTTAGAATAGCAACGGCACCTGATGAAAGGACGACGAGGTGTACGTGTCGATCTCGCGCGTCATGTCATGTGGGAATCAACGGCGACGTAAAACAAGATGTCGGGAGGATGCAGCTTGAGAGGAAACgaacctttgttttgtttttgcataCACACCacaccattttattttattttgaccaCACACACCACACCATTGTGGAGGTGGAGCAGACCCCGCCGGTCGCCGGACAAAGCCCCGGCGCCAAGTGGACGTGCCGGCATCCAGATCCGATGACCCCATTGGCACGGCACCCGTCACCACCGCCGCATTGGAGGTCCATGCCATATATGTGAATTCTTTCAAGACTCGTATTAGGTAGCAGATGTGTGCATATGGTGTGAGCGCCTCTCCTTTTCTGTATTTTCACGAAGGACAAATGAAACgggtactagtactccctccgtccggaaatacttgttataaaaatggataaaagaagatgtatctagacgtattttagttctaaatacatcatttttattcattttggtgacaagtattttcggacagagggagtacgtatTATTGTGGCCATAGTGACATGCCCTTATTTCGGTTTTTTTTTTAGAATCAGCTCTTATTTCGCTTTGGAAGGTTGTTGGGGAAAAACTTCATTTTGTTTTTTAGGAAGATGATCTCGCATGTATGATGCAATTTTTTTAATTCTTAATTACCTAAATTTTTATGTGATTGAATTGAATCGTCACCTGCTAAGGGCATCTTCAAGGTGGACCCGTAAACCTCCTGTGACTGTTCGGAATGCGGAAGCTATCCAACGCCTACTTGTATCGGTTCGCGGAGCAGTCCGGACGTGATTTATTCCGAAAACCGGAGATAAAAGTGGGGGAGGTTTTGCGGGAGTCTGGACCACTCCCAAGCCCGctcctgaccgccctggcccatcaGAAACCCGTCACCCGCTCCTCTCGCGCTTTCCTTTCTGATGCACGCGCCGCTTACCGTGCCGAATTCATGCCGGCCCAGAGCACGCGGAGGCCGGCATTGATGCCGCGATGTGACCGGAGGGAGGGAGGGCGGCGCTGACCGACGCGACCTCTCGGCAGCCACCACTTCAATGCGGACGCAGGTTCCCGAGGAACAAACTCCGGCACTGTGCCTCATTAAAGTGGATAATCGGCCCTTCGCATGGCCTGGCCGTCGCTATTTAAGTCGTGCTCATGCGCCTTCCACATCGCATCCTCctccttcgtcctcctcctcctcgccgcaccCCCTCCTCCACATCTCCGGCGATGGGCAAGTTCTGGGCGTCGGCGCCGGCAGGCGGTTCTGGGGCGGGATCTGGTGGCTAGCTCGTGGAGACGCCGCCCTCTAGCTCTGGGGCTGTCCTCCTCGTCGGGtggcggcgactcgacgccggcgaagaTTTTCATCTCCTCCGGTGATGAGGAGGACTAGCAGTCGCCGCCACTGCAGTCCGCACCAGCGGTGCCGGGCCAGGTCTACGCCGGGACCGACACGGAGTTTGAGGAGTAGATGAAGCTGATGCTCCGTCGCTCCATCGTCCACACCAACGGGCCAGCTCCGTCGCCGTGGGCGCTCCTTCCCGTGAAGCAGGAGCCGACATCCCCTCCACGCTCTCCACCGCCGCGCAGCCACGGCGTCCAAATCGGACACCGCGTCAAGGAAGAGCGGTTCTCACTGCGGCTCCAACGCGTCGTGAAGGAGGAGCGCCGCTCGCCGCCACCTTGCCGCGTCGTCAATGACGAGCGCCGCTCGCCGCCCTGACGCGTCATGAAGGAGGAGTGCCACTCTCCGCATCCTCCTGCGCTGTGCACACTGCGGCCGCGGCCACCGTGGACGCCGCGAGCGTCGGGCGGCTGCTAGGAAACCCTGTTGTGGCGCCACCACCTTCCGCCGCCCCAAGCCCGACGACGACGACTCCGACGGCGATCGGGTGACAATGACGAAGGAGGAGTAAccggccagcccgacattggctacgAGGTCACTGTGAAGTATATGACAGTTTAGGATTTTAGTTTTAGAGTTTTAGTTCACCAGATGAAATACCATCCGGTTTTATGTACAAATTATCCCATTTTCAATAAAATccgccgtgtttgcacgaatttcgtccggttgttttgagttgtgaaaatgtatgtggCTAGCGTTAGATGACGAtctcccgcatccgtgtccgcggACTGACACCTCTGTCCGCGGACAAATGCGGGAGGCTTTTTGTGGGTtgtcattggagatgccctaaaacaAGCatgaaaaaaacaaacaaaaaagttCACGCAAATCGATTTAGTCCTAGCGGGAGCGAGAAAAAACCAGCATGAAGGGGCTGAGAGGTGAGGCGAAACTAAACCAGTAAGGCGGGGACATGGCATTTCTGACCTCAAGCTCAAATTATCTCAGATGAACAGTAAAAACAGAAATTTTCTTCTGGTAAACTATGATAAATGTTATAAGTGCTTGCAAATTTTCATCAGACATCACATTTGTGGAAGGTGTGACAAAACAATTGAAGCTCCGAAAATGCTACCttcgaaagcattttggagcaatggttTTATTTTAATTGCCACGGCTTCCACAAATATGATCTCATGATAAAAATTTGCAAACACTTAGAACCTTTGTCAAAGTTTATCACAAATTTTTCTGATTTTTTACTGTTCATCTGAACTAATTTGAGCTCGAACTCAGAAGGGTACTTTCCCTATCAACTcctcactaataataataggatcctGAGTATAGTACTATGTACTAGTATATGAGATTATTAAGATGTAGGGGTAGCAAAGTCCTTAAAACTAGGATCCTCACAATTGTCACACGTGTGGCATGAACACATGGCAACAAcgttttttatgatataaatttagTGACGTGGAGATGACAAGTTTAGTTGTTGAGCATGATAACTTTTTTTTCGGATGGCAAGTTTTGGTTTATTTTTTCTTTTGAACGATAATTTTAGTTCAAAAAACGTCATGGCCCGAGTGCTGCGTGTCACACATGTGGTACTTATTATTTTAGAAAAAAATATAATGTGACACTTATCATCAGAAGAAAAAAAATGCATGCAGCGATGCACGCCGGCCTTTAAATGAGCCACACTCCACGCCTTCTTCTGCAGAGTCACAGGCTCATAACCCAGTGTAGGCACTCCAGTCGATCAAGTTCTAGCTCTTGCCCCCTGCCATGGCAAGCTTCAACCACGCCAACGACACCGGCTCACCCCCGGCTGCGGCTGCTACGCCTACGCTCGGAGTTGGACCCCTTCCGCTAGACGCCGGCGAGTTCCGTCGTCAGGGACGTCAAGTTGTGGACTTCATCGCGGACTACTACGACCGCATTGACGAGTACCCTGTTCGCCCGACCGTCGCTCCCGGGTTCCTAGCCCGGCAGCTTCCCGACACGGCGCCGTCGTGGCCGGAGCCCGACGCGCTCGCCTCGGCGCTGCGCGACGTCCGCGAGCTCATCCTTCCCGGCGTCACCCACTGGCAGAGCCCCCGTCATTTCGCGCACTTCGCGGCGACGGCCAGCAATGTGGGCGCGCTCGGCGAGGCCCTAGCCGCGGGCCTCAACATCAACCCTTTCACCTGGGCCGCCTCGCCGGCGGCCACCGAGCTAGAGACCGTTGTTACAGATTGGCTCGGGAAGGCGCTGCACCTCCCGGAGCAGCTGCTCttctgcggtggcggcggcggcacgctGCTGGGGACTTCGTGCGAGGCCATGCTCTGCACCATCGTCGCCGCGAGGGACCGGAAGCTCGCCGAACTAAGAGGCGACGAGAGGATGGGCGACCTCGTCGTCTACTGCTCCGACCAGACCCACTTCTCGTTCAAGAAGGCCGCGCACGTCGCCGGCATTCGCCGGGCGAACTGCCGGGTGATACCGACGTGCCGCGAGAGCGGCTTCACGCTGTCGCCGGCGGCACTGCAGGCCGCCGTCTGCGCCGACGAGGCGGCGGGGAGGGTCCCTCTCTTCCTGTGCGCGACTGTGGGGACCACTCCGACGGCGGCGGTCGACCCTCTCCGGGAGCTGTGCGCCGCAGTGGCGGGGCACGGCGTGTGGGTGCACGTGGACGCGGCCTACGCCGGCGCCGCGTGCATTTGCCCGGAGTTCAGCCACATCGCCGCCGGCGCCGAGGCCGTGGACTCGTTCagcacgaacccgcacaagtggctCCTGGCGAACATGGACTGCTGCGCGCTGTGGGTGCGGCATCCCACGGCGCTCGTGGCGGCGCTCGGCACCGACGATGACGTGATCCTCAAGGACGCGGCGGCATCCGCCGTCGTGGACTACAAGGACTGGCAGGTGGCGCTGAGCCGCCGGTTCCGCGCGCTGAAGCTGTGGCTCGTGCTCCGCTGCCACGGCGTGGAGGGCCTCCGCGGCTTCGTGCGCGCCCA
The sequence above is a segment of the Triticum dicoccoides isolate Atlit2015 ecotype Zavitan chromosome 1A, WEW_v2.0, whole genome shotgun sequence genome. Coding sequences within it:
- the LOC119286438 gene encoding tyrosine decarboxylase-like; the protein is MASFNHANDTGSPPAAAATPTLGVGPLPLDAGEFRRQGRQVVDFIADYYDRIDEYPVRPTVAPGFLARQLPDTAPSWPEPDALASALRDVRELILPGVTHWQSPRHFAHFAATASNVGALGEALAAGLNINPFTWAASPAATELETVVTDWLGKALHLPEQLLFCGGGGGTLLGTSCEAMLCTIVAARDRKLAELRGDERMGDLVVYCSDQTHFSFKKAAHVAGIRRANCRVIPTCRESGFTLSPAALQAAVCADEAAGRVPLFLCATVGTTPTAAVDPLRELCAAVAGHGVWVHVDAAYAGAACICPEFSHIAAGAEAVDSFSTNPHKWLLANMDCCALWVRHPTALVAALGTDDDVILKDAAASAVVDYKDWQVALSRRFRALKLWLVLRCHGVEGLRGFVRAHVRMAAAFEAMVRADPRFEVPVPARFGLVCFRLRPATDAADDGTAEATTNELNRRLLEAVNATGRAYMSCAVVGGMYVLRCAIGNSLTEERHVREAWSIVQEQADAVLTPAGAGVAPAARSKGRTVEDARRMETSVHEKWSSPPRTAYHVIRSYALAFVPRVGVPRIFLSMD